In Candidatus Flexicrinis affinis, the following are encoded in one genomic region:
- a CDS encoding type II toxin-antitoxin system HicB family antitoxin, protein MHDYHINVFWSEADGEWIADIPDLEPCSASGATPEDAVREVQIARDLWLRVAAEEGLPIPEPRYRPAIYKAVG, encoded by the coding sequence ATGCACGATTATCACATCAACGTATTCTGGAGCGAAGCGGACGGCGAATGGATCGCCGATATTCCAGACCTCGAACCCTGTTCGGCGTCTGGCGCAACGCCTGAAGACGCTGTCCGCGAGGTGCAGATCGCAAGAGATCTGTGGCTCCGCGTTGCTGCCGAGGAAGGACTTCCGATCCCCGAGCCGCGCTATCGTCCGGCGATCTACAAGGCAGTCGGTTAG
- a CDS encoding YgiT-type zinc finger protein, translating to MDDKCHCGGELIERRITHFLEVDGTRYLFENVPVLVCSQCGEKYFRPDVHDMIVHSIHDGAVPDRFEPVAVIDLESLVGP from the coding sequence ATGGATGACAAGTGCCACTGCGGCGGCGAGTTGATTGAACGACGAATTACGCATTTTCTCGAAGTCGATGGTACGCGCTACTTGTTCGAGAACGTGCCCGTTCTTGTGTGCAGTCAGTGTGGCGAGAAGTACTTCAGACCGGACGTACACGACATGATCGTGCACTCGATTCATGACGGCGCGGTACCTGATCGATTTGAGCCTGTGGCGGTCATCGACCTTGAGTCGCTCGTGGGACCGTGA
- a CDS encoding DUF4258 domain-containing protein — protein MPPADEEIRKHYRDRNFILSAHAHEKSAQRRILSDEIDEAIQAGEVIEDYPNDKYGPSCLLLGLTKAGRPLHIQVSYPPHRKVITVYEPSSDRWEADMRTRKQHG, from the coding sequence ATGCCACCGGCGGACGAAGAAATTCGCAAACACTATAGAGACCGCAATTTCATACTGAGCGCACACGCACACGAGAAGTCCGCTCAGCGGCGTATCCTAAGTGACGAGATCGACGAGGCGATACAGGCAGGTGAAGTGATAGAGGATTACCCGAACGACAAGTACGGACCTTCTTGCCTTCTGCTTGGCTTAACGAAGGCTGGACGGCCGCTTCATATACAGGTCTCGTATCCGCCACATCGCAAAGTGATCACCGTATACGAACCCAGTTCCGATCGCTGGGAAGCAGACATGAGGACGAGGAAGCAGCATGGATGA
- the deoC gene encoding deoxyribose-phosphate aldolase, giving the protein MARKTASINGNGVKQAAVPEPSAELKRNPGMPLDLGWVNRARVNRSAAERRAKTIPARRSVKQDAQAAWLLKAVTCIDLTTLSGDDTPSNVQRLCAKARNPVREDILEALGMADAGITVGAVCVYHQRVADAIAALQGTDIPVAAVSTGFPAGLSPFKQRVEEIHASVEAGAREIDIVITREYALRNEWQKLYDEVKAFREACGDAHIKTILATGELGTLTNVAKASLVAMMAGADFIKTSTGKESVNATLEVSLVMTRAIREYYERTGYLIGYKPAGGIRVAKDALNYQSLMREELGVRWMQPDLFRFGASGLLTDIERQLSHHVTGRYAAKHHMPMG; this is encoded by the coding sequence ATGGCCCGAAAAACAGCCTCGATCAACGGGAACGGCGTCAAGCAGGCCGCCGTCCCTGAACCGTCCGCCGAACTCAAACGTAACCCCGGCATGCCGCTCGACCTCGGCTGGGTGAACCGGGCGCGGGTCAACCGCAGCGCCGCCGAGCGCCGCGCCAAGACGATCCCCGCCCGTCGCAGCGTCAAGCAGGACGCGCAGGCCGCATGGCTGCTCAAGGCCGTGACCTGCATCGACCTCACCACCCTCAGCGGCGACGACACGCCCTCGAATGTGCAGCGCCTCTGCGCGAAGGCGCGCAATCCCGTCCGCGAGGACATCCTCGAAGCGCTGGGCATGGCAGACGCGGGAATTACCGTGGGTGCGGTGTGCGTCTACCACCAGCGCGTAGCGGACGCGATCGCCGCCTTGCAAGGCACCGACATTCCGGTCGCGGCGGTCAGCACCGGGTTCCCCGCCGGACTCAGCCCGTTCAAGCAGCGCGTGGAAGAGATTCACGCGTCGGTCGAGGCCGGCGCGCGCGAAATCGACATCGTCATCACCCGCGAATACGCCCTGCGCAACGAGTGGCAGAAGCTGTACGACGAGGTCAAGGCGTTCCGCGAGGCGTGCGGTGACGCGCACATCAAGACCATTCTGGCGACCGGTGAACTGGGGACGCTGACCAACGTCGCCAAAGCCAGCCTCGTCGCCATGATGGCCGGTGCCGACTTCATCAAGACCAGCACTGGCAAGGAGTCGGTCAACGCGACGCTGGAGGTCAGCCTCGTGATGACGCGCGCCATCCGCGAATACTACGAGCGCACCGGCTACCTGATCGGCTACAAGCCGGCCGGCGGAATCCGCGTGGCGAAAGACGCGCTCAACTATCAATCCCTGATGCGCGAAGAGCTCGGCGTGCGCTGGATGCAGCCCGACCTGTTCCGCTTCGGCGCGTCCGGCCTGCTGACGGACATCGAACGGCAGTTGTCGCACCACGTTACCGGCCGCTACGCCGCCAAGCACCACATGCCGATGGGATGA
- a CDS encoding ABC transporter permease: MTRFLIRRIALLGVTMLFTSIVIFALTQVLPGDIARLQLGREASEAALEAFRDRAGLNDPLPMQYVHWLGGFLTGDWGISYSAGNPPVQPLVLARLSNTLRLAALTLVIAVPLSIALGVVAALRQNSWVDNLISLLSLSVVGLPEFVTGVVLINVFATGLGWFPPTALIAPDFTFGDWLRTLTLPAITATFVLLGYVVRMTRAGMLEELRQPYVQTATLKGLPRRTVIVKHVLRNALMPTVTVVALSVGWLIGGLIVIENVFSFPGLGALLIEAVEGKNIPLLQACVMVVIFFFALANLIADLLYAALNPRIRLG, encoded by the coding sequence ATGACTCGCTTCCTGATCCGCCGTATCGCCCTGCTGGGCGTGACTATGCTGTTCACGTCGATCGTGATCTTCGCGCTGACGCAGGTGCTGCCCGGCGACATCGCGCGCTTGCAGCTCGGGCGTGAGGCGTCCGAGGCCGCACTCGAGGCCTTCCGCGATCGGGCCGGCCTGAACGATCCGCTGCCAATGCAGTACGTCCACTGGCTGGGCGGATTCCTCACCGGCGACTGGGGGATCAGCTACAGCGCCGGCAATCCACCCGTTCAGCCGCTGGTGCTGGCGCGCCTGTCGAACACGCTGCGCCTCGCCGCGCTGACGCTCGTGATCGCCGTGCCGCTGTCGATCGCGCTGGGCGTGGTGGCGGCGCTGCGCCAGAACTCGTGGGTCGACAACCTCATCTCGCTGCTGTCGCTGTCGGTCGTCGGCCTGCCCGAGTTCGTCACCGGCGTCGTGCTGATCAACGTGTTCGCTACGGGGTTGGGCTGGTTCCCGCCGACCGCGCTGATCGCGCCCGATTTCACGTTCGGCGATTGGCTGCGCACGCTGACCCTGCCGGCCATTACGGCGACGTTCGTGCTGCTCGGCTACGTCGTGCGCATGACCCGCGCCGGCATGCTGGAAGAACTGCGCCAGCCCTACGTGCAGACCGCCACGCTCAAGGGGCTGCCGCGGCGCACGGTGATCGTCAAGCACGTGCTGCGCAACGCCCTGATGCCGACCGTGACGGTGGTGGCGCTCAGCGTGGGCTGGCTGATCGGCGGGCTGATCGTGATCGAGAACGTGTTCAGCTTCCCCGGCCTCGGCGCGCTGCTGATCGAGGCGGTGGAGGGCAAGAACATCCCGCTGCTGCAAGCGTGCGTGATGGTGGTGATCTTCTTCTTCGCGCTGGCGAACCTGATCGCCGACCTGCTGTACGCCGCGCTCAACCCGCGCATCCGGTTGGGATAG
- the dcm gene encoding DNA (cytosine-5-)-methyltransferase, which yields MPKVSKLTFIDLFAGIGGFRIGFERAGCTCVFSSEWNKYAQETYVANYGECPAGDITKIASEIIPDHDILTAGFPCQPFSIAGVSKHNALGSAHGFEHETQGTLFFDVARIIRDRQPAAFVLENVKNLRTHDKGRTFRVIMETLQDELGYHVEYQIIDARRVVPQHRERIYIVGFREPRAFKFPELTDAKHSVADILEPEVEDKYTLTDNLWAYLQDYARKHKAKGNGFGFGLVDLAGVTRTLSARYYKDGSEILIPQDGKNPRRLTPRECARLMGYPDTFKIVCSDMQAYKQFGNSVAVPVVEAIAREVVACLNSPVVDTQDREKLPTQPILI from the coding sequence ATGCCTAAAGTCAGCAAGCTCACGTTTATCGATCTCTTCGCAGGTATCGGCGGGTTCCGAATCGGGTTTGAACGTGCCGGATGCACCTGCGTGTTCTCGTCGGAGTGGAATAAGTATGCGCAGGAGACGTATGTTGCCAACTACGGCGAGTGCCCGGCAGGCGACATTACGAAAATCGCTTCGGAGATAATTCCCGATCACGACATATTGACGGCCGGATTCCCCTGCCAGCCATTCAGTATTGCTGGCGTCAGCAAGCACAACGCGCTGGGAAGTGCGCACGGGTTTGAGCACGAGACACAAGGCACGTTGTTCTTTGATGTCGCGCGGATCATTCGCGACAGGCAGCCGGCGGCATTTGTTCTTGAGAACGTCAAGAACCTGAGAACACACGATAAGGGCCGGACATTTCGAGTCATCATGGAAACGCTTCAAGATGAGCTGGGATATCACGTCGAGTATCAAATCATTGATGCCCGGCGTGTTGTGCCACAACATCGTGAGCGGATCTATATCGTCGGATTCCGCGAGCCGCGTGCGTTCAAGTTTCCGGAGCTGACGGACGCAAAACACAGCGTTGCGGACATTCTGGAGCCAGAGGTTGAGGACAAATACACTTTGACTGACAATCTTTGGGCGTATCTGCAGGACTATGCCCGTAAGCACAAAGCAAAAGGCAATGGCTTCGGTTTCGGGCTGGTCGACCTCGCTGGAGTGACCAGAACGTTGAGCGCCCGATACTACAAGGATGGCTCGGAAATACTCATCCCGCAGGACGGCAAGAATCCACGGCGCCTTACACCGCGCGAATGCGCGCGGCTCATGGGCTATCCGGACACGTTCAAGATCGTTTGCAGCGATATGCAAGCCTACAAGCAGTTTGGAAACTCTGTCGCTGTACCGGTCGTGGAGGCCATTGCGAGGGAGGTCGTAGCGTGCCTGAACAGCCCCGTGGTCGACACACAGGATCGAGAGAAGCTACCAACACAGCCGATCTTGATCTAG
- a CDS encoding A/G-specific adenine glycosylase: protein MPEQPRGRHTGSREATNTADLDLGTIETIRDVLIRWGAENYREFPWRAPEQPWHGLTAEILLQRTRAQSVIPVYLKFTNRFPTPLDLATASVEEIEDVIRPLGLRWRAPLLKRLGDTLQRLYGEVPETEKALRKLPGVGPYAAGAYLSLHANKRSTIIDANIVRFVGRLMDRPTDAESRRKKWVRDVVDALTPGDEVRNFNYALLDFTMEICAPKPHCDKCPVGEQLCAYKHRLSVGSVTPDETD, encoded by the coding sequence GTGCCTGAACAGCCCCGTGGTCGACACACAGGATCGAGAGAAGCTACCAACACAGCCGATCTTGATCTAGGCACAATTGAGACAATTCGCGATGTCTTGATCCGCTGGGGTGCCGAAAACTACCGCGAATTTCCCTGGCGCGCCCCGGAGCAACCATGGCACGGTCTGACTGCGGAGATTCTGCTGCAGCGGACGCGCGCGCAATCGGTTATCCCGGTATATCTTAAGTTCACGAACAGGTTCCCCACGCCACTTGATTTGGCAACAGCATCGGTAGAAGAAATCGAGGATGTCATACGTCCGCTCGGGCTCCGGTGGCGCGCGCCACTGCTCAAGCGGCTCGGAGATACTCTGCAGCGGCTGTACGGCGAGGTGCCGGAAACCGAGAAGGCGCTTCGGAAGCTCCCCGGCGTGGGGCCGTACGCAGCTGGCGCGTATCTCAGCCTTCACGCGAACAAGCGCAGCACCATTATCGATGCTAACATCGTACGCTTCGTGGGGCGATTGATGGATCGACCGACCGACGCGGAGTCGAGACGCAAGAAGTGGGTCCGTGACGTTGTTGATGCGCTTACGCCCGGTGACGAGGTGCGCAATTTCAATTACGCGCTCTTGGATTTCACGATGGAGATTTGCGCACCGAAACCGCACTGTGATAAATGTCCTGTCGGAGAGCAACTATGCGCTTACAAACATCGACTATCTGTTGGAAGTGTGACTCCAGATGAGACTGACTGA
- a CDS encoding restriction endonuclease produces MRLTDLFSSVAVKVLRTVDLPGRGSNQHEVNGAAALRDFFQTSERLQGEIKWYYFSEDEEVVTADSTFTFYDARVKSAARTGRSEWRLYYYGDFLSRATEGDLLVLARDKNSSVHALVFENDSSWVHAARYLFGFDSEAEQLVLLPEESLSATSIEFARSQILEALEIAVDMFDGDRYLDLVTRRFGNHFPSTKDMSDFARSVEEVDAKVDPDTALTTWIQCEENLFRAIEAVQVKEKLAVGFEDVDDFISYSLSVQNRRKSRMGHALENHLAAIFDAHGLMYERQVRTEKKKSADFLFPGGSEYHDPDFNASLLVMLAAKSTLKDRWRQILTEADRIPSKHLCTIDTRVSRESIDEMRSKDVILIVPQAVRPAYLPDLQRVMLSVGDFIAQVQQKQLH; encoded by the coding sequence ATGAGACTGACTGATCTATTTTCCTCAGTTGCAGTAAAGGTCTTGCGCACTGTAGATCTACCTGGCCGAGGTTCCAATCAACACGAAGTGAACGGTGCGGCCGCGCTGCGAGACTTCTTCCAGACGAGCGAACGACTTCAAGGCGAAATCAAGTGGTATTACTTCAGCGAAGACGAAGAGGTTGTGACTGCTGACAGTACGTTCACGTTTTATGACGCCAGAGTGAAGAGTGCAGCCCGTACAGGCCGCTCTGAGTGGCGACTGTACTACTACGGTGATTTTCTCTCAAGGGCAACCGAAGGCGACTTACTTGTGCTTGCCCGCGACAAGAATTCGAGCGTTCACGCTCTTGTGTTCGAGAATGATTCCAGTTGGGTACATGCTGCACGTTATCTCTTCGGGTTCGATAGCGAAGCGGAACAGCTCGTCCTGCTTCCGGAGGAGAGTTTGTCAGCGACTTCCATCGAGTTTGCAAGATCACAGATTCTTGAAGCTCTCGAGATCGCAGTGGACATGTTTGATGGCGATCGCTACCTGGACCTTGTCACGCGAAGGTTCGGGAACCACTTTCCATCAACCAAAGACATGTCCGACTTCGCGCGATCAGTTGAAGAAGTTGATGCGAAGGTCGATCCAGACACTGCACTCACAACCTGGATTCAGTGCGAAGAGAATCTGTTCCGGGCTATTGAGGCCGTGCAGGTGAAGGAGAAACTTGCGGTTGGTTTCGAGGATGTCGATGACTTCATAAGCTACTCGCTTTCGGTGCAGAACCGCAGGAAGTCAAGGATGGGGCATGCGCTCGAAAACCATCTGGCTGCCATCTTCGACGCACACGGCCTAATGTACGAGCGTCAAGTGAGGACTGAAAAGAAGAAATCGGCCGACTTTCTGTTTCCCGGCGGCAGCGAGTATCATGATCCAGACTTCAACGCTTCGCTGCTGGTTATGCTTGCGGCGAAATCCACACTAAAGGATCGATGGAGGCAGATACTCACCGAAGCTGACAGGATTCCTTCAAAGCATCTTTGCACGATCGATACGCGAGTTTCTCGTGAATCGATAGATGAAATGCGCAGCAAGGACGTGATTCTGATCGTGCCCCAAGCTGTCAGACCTGCATATCTCCCCGACCTGCAACGGGTCATGCTTTCAGTTGGTGACTTCATCGCGCAGGTGCAGCAGAAGCAGTTACATTGA
- a CDS encoding glycosyltransferase family 2 protein, which yields MQQSISVVIPVYNGALSIGELVRQLHEALPALAARFEIVLVEDDGRDNSWDVIQQLSEQYPGTVRGFKMARNFGQHNALLCGLRAATGDVIVTMDDDLQHPVDQIPLLLAELDKGFDVVYGTPQREEHNRLRALASQITKLALQSTMGAETARNISAFRALRRHIVAASNDYNGPTVVLDSLLTWGTRRFSAVKVRHDPRTLGASNYTFRKLLNYAANMVTSFSIVPLRIASVLGFGMTLFGIGVLIYVLVRYMFEGSPPGFPFLASIIALFGGAQLLAIGIIGEYLARMHLRTMGRPSYVVRETTSPKPPSVETPG from the coding sequence GTGCAGCAGTCGATCTCCGTCGTCATCCCGGTCTACAACGGCGCGCTCAGCATCGGGGAACTGGTGCGCCAGCTTCACGAGGCGCTGCCGGCGCTGGCCGCACGGTTCGAGATCGTGCTGGTCGAGGATGACGGGCGCGACAACAGTTGGGACGTCATCCAGCAGCTTTCCGAGCAGTACCCCGGCACCGTGCGCGGCTTCAAGATGGCGCGCAACTTCGGGCAGCACAACGCGCTGCTGTGCGGCCTGCGCGCCGCCACCGGCGACGTCATCGTCACGATGGACGACGACTTGCAGCACCCGGTCGATCAAATTCCGCTACTGCTGGCCGAACTCGACAAGGGCTTCGACGTCGTCTACGGCACGCCGCAGCGCGAGGAGCACAACCGTCTGCGCGCGCTCGCCAGCCAAATCACTAAGCTGGCGCTGCAGAGTACGATGGGCGCGGAAACCGCCCGCAACATCAGCGCGTTCCGGGCGCTGCGCCGGCACATCGTCGCCGCGTCGAACGACTACAACGGGCCGACCGTCGTGCTCGACTCGCTGCTGACGTGGGGCACGCGGCGCTTCTCGGCGGTGAAGGTGCGTCACGATCCGCGCACGCTCGGCGCGTCGAACTACACGTTCCGCAAGCTGCTGAACTACGCCGCCAACATGGTCACCAGCTTTAGTATCGTGCCGCTGCGGATCGCCTCGGTGCTGGGCTTCGGCATGACGCTGTTCGGGATCGGCGTGCTGATCTACGTGCTGGTGCGTTACATGTTCGAAGGCAGCCCGCCGGGGTTCCCGTTCCTCGCGTCGATCATCGCGCTGTTCGGCGGCGCGCAGCTCTTGGCGATCGGCATCATCGGTGAATACCTCGCCCGTATGCACCTGCGCACGATGGGTCGCCCCTCCTACGTCGTCCGCGAGACGACGTCCCCCAAGCCGCCGAGCGTTGAAACGCCCGGCTAA